One genomic region from Mauremys reevesii isolate NIE-2019 linkage group 7, ASM1616193v1, whole genome shotgun sequence encodes:
- the DENND10 gene encoding DENN domain-containing protein 10 isoform X1, which translates to MELGRRGSSGAGPRAEGGARTAGGAGLRRGRAWVLRRQPLRGTQEEGQGAGPGLVRCGRAGKRAEPGSRKMAEPEIQQLLGVGLIEKDTNGDALWVWCYPSTTAEMRDLLLRKCCLTDENKLLHTFVFGQYRRSWFYITTVEVQDSSVLKKVTHFSIVLTAKDFNPEKYAAFTRILCRIYLKHGSPVKMMESYIAVLTKGICQSEENGSFLSKDFDARKAYLAGSIKDIVSQFGMETVILFTALMLKKRIVVYHPRIEVIQEFTRTLPALVWHRQDWSILHSYVHLNDDELEALKTCTGYIAGFIDSKVSNRLDLYDVYVNLADSEITISQQAKEAMTMGKLHKEIGQLIVQAAEDPDKSDSQVIKDISLKTKEILTNLASFTEVSDDGEKPTLNFEALKQRRYPPATENFLYHLAAAEQMLKI; encoded by the exons ATGGAGCTTGGGAGGCGGGGCAGCAGCGGGGCCGGGCCTAGGGCCGAAGGCGGTGCCAGGACAGCGGGCGGAGCCGGTCTGAggcggggcagggcctgggtgctCAGGCGGCAGCCGCTGCGGGGGACCCAGGAAGAGGgccagggggctgggccgggcctggTGCGCTGCGGCCGGGCAGGGAAGCGAGCAGAGCCGGGCAGCAGGAAGATGGCAGAGCCGGAGATTCAGCAGCTGCTAGGCGTGGGGCTGATTG AAAAAGACACCaatggagatgctctgtgggTATGGTGTTATCCTTCCACGACAGCTGAAATGAGGGATCTATTGCTGAGAAAATGCTGCCTTACAGATGAAAATAAACTGCTTCACACCTTTGTATTTGGCCAGTATAGAAGATCATGGTTCTATATCACAACAGTGGAAGTTCAAGATTCTTCAGTCTTGAAAAAG GTGACTCACTTTTCTATTGTTCTGACTGCCAAAGATTTTAACCCGGAGAAATATGCTGCCTTCACTAGGATATTGTGTAG AATCTACCTGAAACATGGGAGTCCAGTTAAAATGATGGAGAGTTACATTGCAGTTCTTACAAAGGGGATCTGCCAGAGTGAAGAAAATGGATCTTTCCTCAGCAAAGATTTTGATGCCCGAAAGGCTTACCTTGCAGGTTCAATCAAAG ATATAGTATCTCAGTTTGGTATGGAAACGGTTATCCTATTCACTGCACTGATGTTAAAGAAAAGAATTGTTGTATATCACCCAAGAATAGAAGTCATCCAGGAGTTTACCAG GACTCTACCTGCTTTAGTGTGGCATCGACAGGACTGGTCAATTCTTCATTCGTATGTTCATCTAAATGATGATGAACTGGAAGCATTAAAGACCTGCACAG GTTACATTGCTGGATTTATAGACTCCAAAGTGAGCAATAGACTGGATCTATATGATGTGTATGTGAATTTGGCAGACAGTGAAATTACCATTTCCCAGCAAGCGAAAG AGGCAATGACAATGGGAAAATTGCACAAAGAAATTGGTCAACTCATTGTTCAGGCTGCAGAAGATCCAGATAAATCAGATAGTCAAGTAATTAAG GATATTTCACTGAAGACAAAAGAAATTTTGACTAATCTGGCATCATTTACTGAAGTTTCTGATGATGGTGAGAAACCGACACTTAACTTTGAAGCCCTAAAACAAAGGCGATATCCACCAGCTACAGAAAACTTTCTTTATCATCTAGCAGCTGCTGAACAAATGCTTAAGATCTGA
- the DENND10 gene encoding DENN domain-containing protein 10 isoform X2, producing MELGRRGSSGAGPRAEGGARTAGGAGLRRGRAWVLRRQPLRGTQEEGQGAGPGLVRCGRAGKRAEPGSRKMAEPEIQQLLGVGLIEKDTNGDALWVWCYPSTTAEMRDLLLRKCCLTDENKLLHTFVFGQYRRSWFYITTVEVQDSSVLKKVTHFSIVLTAKDFNPEKYAAFTRILCRIYLKHGSPVKMMESYIAVLTKGICQSEENGSFLSKDFDARKAYLADIVSQFGMETVILFTALMLKKRIVVYHPRIEVIQEFTRTLPALVWHRQDWSILHSYVHLNDDELEALKTCTGYIAGFIDSKVSNRLDLYDVYVNLADSEITISQQAKEAMTMGKLHKEIGQLIVQAAEDPDKSDSQVIKDISLKTKEILTNLASFTEVSDDGEKPTLNFEALKQRRYPPATENFLYHLAAAEQMLKI from the exons ATGGAGCTTGGGAGGCGGGGCAGCAGCGGGGCCGGGCCTAGGGCCGAAGGCGGTGCCAGGACAGCGGGCGGAGCCGGTCTGAggcggggcagggcctgggtgctCAGGCGGCAGCCGCTGCGGGGGACCCAGGAAGAGGgccagggggctgggccgggcctggTGCGCTGCGGCCGGGCAGGGAAGCGAGCAGAGCCGGGCAGCAGGAAGATGGCAGAGCCGGAGATTCAGCAGCTGCTAGGCGTGGGGCTGATTG AAAAAGACACCaatggagatgctctgtgggTATGGTGTTATCCTTCCACGACAGCTGAAATGAGGGATCTATTGCTGAGAAAATGCTGCCTTACAGATGAAAATAAACTGCTTCACACCTTTGTATTTGGCCAGTATAGAAGATCATGGTTCTATATCACAACAGTGGAAGTTCAAGATTCTTCAGTCTTGAAAAAG GTGACTCACTTTTCTATTGTTCTGACTGCCAAAGATTTTAACCCGGAGAAATATGCTGCCTTCACTAGGATATTGTGTAG AATCTACCTGAAACATGGGAGTCCAGTTAAAATGATGGAGAGTTACATTGCAGTTCTTACAAAGGGGATCTGCCAGAGTGAAGAAAATGGATCTTTCCTCAGCAAAGATTTTGATGCCCGAAAGGCTTACCTTGCAG ATATAGTATCTCAGTTTGGTATGGAAACGGTTATCCTATTCACTGCACTGATGTTAAAGAAAAGAATTGTTGTATATCACCCAAGAATAGAAGTCATCCAGGAGTTTACCAG GACTCTACCTGCTTTAGTGTGGCATCGACAGGACTGGTCAATTCTTCATTCGTATGTTCATCTAAATGATGATGAACTGGAAGCATTAAAGACCTGCACAG GTTACATTGCTGGATTTATAGACTCCAAAGTGAGCAATAGACTGGATCTATATGATGTGTATGTGAATTTGGCAGACAGTGAAATTACCATTTCCCAGCAAGCGAAAG AGGCAATGACAATGGGAAAATTGCACAAAGAAATTGGTCAACTCATTGTTCAGGCTGCAGAAGATCCAGATAAATCAGATAGTCAAGTAATTAAG GATATTTCACTGAAGACAAAAGAAATTTTGACTAATCTGGCATCATTTACTGAAGTTTCTGATGATGGTGAGAAACCGACACTTAACTTTGAAGCCCTAAAACAAAGGCGATATCCACCAGCTACAGAAAACTTTCTTTATCATCTAGCAGCTGCTGAACAAATGCTTAAGATCTGA
- the DENND10 gene encoding DENN domain-containing protein 10 isoform X3, whose product MRDLLLRKCCLTDENKLLHTFVFGQYRRSWFYITTVEVQDSSVLKKVTHFSIVLTAKDFNPEKYAAFTRILCRIYLKHGSPVKMMESYIAVLTKGICQSEENGSFLSKDFDARKAYLAGSIKDIVSQFGMETVILFTALMLKKRIVVYHPRIEVIQEFTRTLPALVWHRQDWSILHSYVHLNDDELEALKTCTGYIAGFIDSKVSNRLDLYDVYVNLADSEITISQQAKEAMTMGKLHKEIGQLIVQAAEDPDKSDSQVIKDISLKTKEILTNLASFTEVSDDGEKPTLNFEALKQRRYPPATENFLYHLAAAEQMLKI is encoded by the exons ATGAGGGATCTATTGCTGAGAAAATGCTGCCTTACAGATGAAAATAAACTGCTTCACACCTTTGTATTTGGCCAGTATAGAAGATCATGGTTCTATATCACAACAGTGGAAGTTCAAGATTCTTCAGTCTTGAAAAAG GTGACTCACTTTTCTATTGTTCTGACTGCCAAAGATTTTAACCCGGAGAAATATGCTGCCTTCACTAGGATATTGTGTAG AATCTACCTGAAACATGGGAGTCCAGTTAAAATGATGGAGAGTTACATTGCAGTTCTTACAAAGGGGATCTGCCAGAGTGAAGAAAATGGATCTTTCCTCAGCAAAGATTTTGATGCCCGAAAGGCTTACCTTGCAGGTTCAATCAAAG ATATAGTATCTCAGTTTGGTATGGAAACGGTTATCCTATTCACTGCACTGATGTTAAAGAAAAGAATTGTTGTATATCACCCAAGAATAGAAGTCATCCAGGAGTTTACCAG GACTCTACCTGCTTTAGTGTGGCATCGACAGGACTGGTCAATTCTTCATTCGTATGTTCATCTAAATGATGATGAACTGGAAGCATTAAAGACCTGCACAG GTTACATTGCTGGATTTATAGACTCCAAAGTGAGCAATAGACTGGATCTATATGATGTGTATGTGAATTTGGCAGACAGTGAAATTACCATTTCCCAGCAAGCGAAAG AGGCAATGACAATGGGAAAATTGCACAAAGAAATTGGTCAACTCATTGTTCAGGCTGCAGAAGATCCAGATAAATCAGATAGTCAAGTAATTAAG GATATTTCACTGAAGACAAAAGAAATTTTGACTAATCTGGCATCATTTACTGAAGTTTCTGATGATGGTGAGAAACCGACACTTAACTTTGAAGCCCTAAAACAAAGGCGATATCCACCAGCTACAGAAAACTTTCTTTATCATCTAGCAGCTGCTGAACAAATGCTTAAGATCTGA
- the DENND10 gene encoding DENN domain-containing protein 10 isoform X4, translating to MMESYIAVLTKGICQSEENGSFLSKDFDARKAYLAGSIKDIVSQFGMETVILFTALMLKKRIVVYHPRIEVIQEFTRTLPALVWHRQDWSILHSYVHLNDDELEALKTCTGYIAGFIDSKVSNRLDLYDVYVNLADSEITISQQAKEAMTMGKLHKEIGQLIVQAAEDPDKSDSQVIKDISLKTKEILTNLASFTEVSDDGEKPTLNFEALKQRRYPPATENFLYHLAAAEQMLKI from the exons ATGATGGAGAGTTACATTGCAGTTCTTACAAAGGGGATCTGCCAGAGTGAAGAAAATGGATCTTTCCTCAGCAAAGATTTTGATGCCCGAAAGGCTTACCTTGCAGGTTCAATCAAAG ATATAGTATCTCAGTTTGGTATGGAAACGGTTATCCTATTCACTGCACTGATGTTAAAGAAAAGAATTGTTGTATATCACCCAAGAATAGAAGTCATCCAGGAGTTTACCAG GACTCTACCTGCTTTAGTGTGGCATCGACAGGACTGGTCAATTCTTCATTCGTATGTTCATCTAAATGATGATGAACTGGAAGCATTAAAGACCTGCACAG GTTACATTGCTGGATTTATAGACTCCAAAGTGAGCAATAGACTGGATCTATATGATGTGTATGTGAATTTGGCAGACAGTGAAATTACCATTTCCCAGCAAGCGAAAG AGGCAATGACAATGGGAAAATTGCACAAAGAAATTGGTCAACTCATTGTTCAGGCTGCAGAAGATCCAGATAAATCAGATAGTCAAGTAATTAAG GATATTTCACTGAAGACAAAAGAAATTTTGACTAATCTGGCATCATTTACTGAAGTTTCTGATGATGGTGAGAAACCGACACTTAACTTTGAAGCCCTAAAACAAAGGCGATATCCACCAGCTACAGAAAACTTTCTTTATCATCTAGCAGCTGCTGAACAAATGCTTAAGATCTGA